In a genomic window of Streptomyces katrae:
- a CDS encoding GlxA family transcriptional regulator — protein sequence MLPPHRIVIVAFPGAELLDVTGPAEVFSVATRVAGPGRPGYTVRVATAGGGPVVTSSGLRLMADLALEEVDGAVDTLLVSGAVEVGENGVEPVLDAAVVDWLRGAAPRAGRVGSVCAGAHLLAAAGLLDGLPATTHWLTAARLAADHPRVAVDPDPLFIRAGRLWTCAGITSGMDMALAMVAEDHGPELALATARMMVMYVKRAGGQSQFSVPLAVADAPGGDRIDELRAWIGEHLTEDLSAEALAARLHLSVRHFSRLFRRRTATTPGAYVESARLEAARRLLQDSEHGLPEVAALSGLGSVESLHRCFRRRLGTTPAEYRRRFR from the coding sequence ATGCTCCCACCGCACAGGATCGTCATCGTCGCCTTCCCCGGCGCCGAACTGCTCGATGTCACCGGCCCGGCCGAGGTGTTCTCCGTCGCGACGCGCGTCGCCGGACCCGGGCGGCCCGGGTACACCGTCCGGGTCGCGACGGCGGGCGGGGGGCCGGTGGTGACCTCCAGCGGGCTGCGGCTGATGGCCGACCTGGCACTGGAGGAGGTGGACGGGGCCGTGGACACCCTGCTCGTGTCGGGCGCGGTGGAGGTCGGCGAGAACGGGGTGGAGCCGGTGCTCGACGCGGCGGTCGTCGACTGGCTGCGGGGGGCCGCGCCCCGGGCCGGGCGGGTGGGATCGGTCTGCGCGGGCGCGCACCTGCTGGCGGCGGCCGGGCTGCTGGACGGCCTGCCCGCCACGACCCACTGGCTCACGGCCGCCCGGCTGGCCGCCGACCACCCGCGCGTCGCCGTCGACCCGGACCCCCTGTTCATCCGGGCCGGGCGGCTGTGGACCTGCGCGGGGATCACCTCGGGGATGGACATGGCGCTCGCGATGGTCGCCGAGGACCACGGCCCCGAACTCGCCCTGGCCACCGCCCGGATGATGGTCATGTACGTCAAACGCGCGGGCGGTCAGAGCCAGTTCAGCGTGCCGCTCGCGGTAGCGGACGCGCCCGGCGGGGACCGGATCGACGAGCTGCGGGCCTGGATCGGCGAGCACCTGACCGAGGACCTGTCCGCGGAGGCGCTGGCCGCACGGCTGCACCTGAGCGTGCGCCACTTCTCGCGGCTCTTCCGCCGCCGGACCGCCACCACACCGGGCGCGTACGTCGAGTCCGCGCGGCTCGAAGCCGCGCGCAGGCTGCTCCAGGACAGCGAGCACGGCCTGCCGGAGGTGGCCGCCCTGAGCGGACTCGGCTCGGTGGAGAGCCTCCACCGCTGCTTCCGGCGCCGCCTGGGCACCACCCCCGCCGAATACCGCCGCCGCTTCCGCTGA
- a CDS encoding enolase C-terminal domain-like protein, translating into MRARKECGDVPVERIGVGAYTVPTDAPEGDGTLAWDSTTAVVVEADAGGVRGLGWTYAPAAAAEVVRELLAEVVEGRDAFGVPGLNEAMCRAVRNAGRPGIASCAISAVDIALWDLKARLLGLPLADLLGAACPEVPVYGSGGFTTAPDERLRAQLESWVHGLHIPRVKIKIGQDRGRAVGRDLARVALAREVIGPGAELYVDANGAYARGQALRVGRELSAYGVLWFEEPVSSDDLPGLRLLRDRLDCDVAAGEYGYDLPYFARMTAAGAVDCLQADATRCGGITEWLRVAALARSQGLELSAHCAPHVHAHPAAAVPGFRHIEWFHDHARLEPVLFEGEGLLDPSGGTVRPAASGAPGLGLALRRSGAERYRVL; encoded by the coding sequence ATGCGTGCGCGCAAGGAGTGCGGGGACGTCCCGGTGGAGCGGATCGGGGTCGGTGCGTACACCGTGCCGACCGATGCCCCGGAAGGGGACGGGACCCTGGCCTGGGATTCGACGACCGCGGTGGTGGTGGAGGCGGACGCCGGGGGTGTGCGGGGCCTGGGCTGGACGTACGCCCCGGCGGCGGCCGCGGAGGTGGTGCGGGAGCTGCTGGCGGAGGTGGTCGAGGGCCGTGACGCCTTCGGGGTGCCGGGGCTGAACGAGGCCATGTGCCGGGCGGTGCGCAACGCGGGACGGCCCGGGATCGCCTCGTGCGCGATCTCGGCGGTGGACATCGCCCTGTGGGACCTCAAGGCCCGCCTGCTGGGGCTCCCGCTGGCCGACCTGCTCGGGGCGGCGTGCCCGGAGGTGCCCGTGTACGGCAGCGGCGGCTTCACCACCGCGCCGGACGAGCGGCTGCGGGCGCAGCTGGAGAGCTGGGTCCACGGGCTGCACATCCCGCGCGTGAAGATCAAGATCGGGCAGGACCGGGGCCGGGCCGTCGGCCGCGACCTCGCGCGGGTGGCGCTGGCCCGGGAGGTGATCGGGCCCGGGGCCGAGCTGTACGTGGACGCCAACGGCGCCTACGCGCGGGGGCAGGCGCTGCGGGTGGGGCGCGAGCTGTCCGCGTACGGGGTGCTCTGGTTCGAGGAGCCGGTGTCCTCGGACGACCTGCCGGGGCTGCGGCTGCTGCGCGACCGCCTCGACTGCGATGTGGCGGCCGGGGAGTACGGCTACGACCTGCCCTATTTCGCGCGGATGACGGCGGCCGGGGCGGTGGACTGCCTGCAGGCCGACGCCACCCGCTGCGGCGGGATCACCGAATGGCTGCGCGTGGCCGCGCTCGCCCGGTCGCAGGGGCTGGAGCTGTCGGCGCACTGCGCCCCGCACGTCCACGCCCACCCGGCCGCGGCGGTGCCGGGCTTCCGGCACATCGAGTGGTTCCACGACCACGCCCGGCTGGAGCCGGTGCTGTTCGAGGGCGAGGGCCTGCTGGACCCGTCCGGGGGCACGGTGCGCCCGGCGGCCTCGGGGGCGCCCGGGCTCGGGCTGGCGCTGCGCCGGTCGGGAGCGGAGCGCTACCGGGTGCTCTGA
- a CDS encoding glycoside hydrolase family 15 protein — MPRPLRDYALLADGERGALTGPDGDVVWLCVPGWDDPAVFCELIGGAGAFTVRPECSWKVSGGAYHEGSLIWTARWTMPDAVVECREALAAPAEPHRVVLLRRIRAVSGASRMAVRLAVRGEYGSAPAPVLRRAGEGLWEGARGSLRVRLRGPEGARVGPDGELGALVDVAPGGGCDLVLEVGDGPLGEPVDAESAWRRTEGFWAGAVPSCSGLTAARDVRQAYAVLTGLTSPRTGAMVAAATTSLPERADADRDYDYRYAWLRDQCYAGQAVAVHGWHPLADAAVRVVSERVLADGPGLRPAYRADGSPVPAERRLPLCGYPGATDRVGNHAGDQFQLDTFGEVLELLAAAAREDRLPGDGARAAVVAGKALEEFWDRPDAGLWELEPAWWTHSRLAAVTGLRAAAREIGGAEADRWSALARTVLRETRRRCLHSSGRWQRSATDTGPDAALLRPLASPYWPGPRSVAVATREAVARELAVDGFVYRFRQGDGPLGELEGAFLLGGFQMASACLAHGRPAEAGRWFERTRTAVGQAGLFAEEYDVRNRQLRGNLPQAFVHALLLESAVRLDRAGG, encoded by the coding sequence GTGCCGCGGCCGTTGCGGGACTACGCGCTGCTGGCCGACGGGGAGCGGGGCGCGCTGACCGGGCCGGACGGCGACGTGGTGTGGCTGTGCGTGCCCGGCTGGGACGATCCCGCGGTGTTCTGCGAACTGATCGGCGGCGCGGGCGCGTTCACGGTGCGTCCGGAGTGCTCGTGGAAGGTGTCGGGCGGGGCGTACCACGAGGGCTCGCTGATCTGGACGGCGCGCTGGACGATGCCGGACGCGGTGGTGGAGTGCCGGGAGGCCCTGGCGGCCCCGGCCGAGCCGCACCGGGTGGTGCTGCTGCGCCGGATCCGGGCCGTGTCGGGGGCCTCGCGGATGGCGGTGCGGCTGGCGGTGCGCGGGGAGTACGGCAGCGCGCCCGCGCCGGTGCTGCGGCGGGCCGGGGAGGGGCTGTGGGAGGGGGCGCGCGGATCGCTGCGGGTGCGGCTGCGGGGCCCGGAGGGGGCGCGGGTGGGACCGGACGGGGAGCTGGGCGCGCTGGTGGACGTGGCGCCGGGCGGTGGGTGCGATCTGGTGCTGGAGGTGGGTGACGGGCCGCTGGGCGAGCCGGTCGACGCGGAGTCCGCGTGGCGGCGTACCGAGGGGTTCTGGGCCGGCGCCGTGCCCTCGTGCTCCGGGCTGACGGCGGCCCGGGACGTGCGCCAGGCGTACGCCGTCCTCACCGGCCTGACCAGCCCGCGGACGGGTGCGATGGTGGCGGCGGCGACCACGTCCCTGCCCGAACGGGCGGACGCGGACCGGGACTACGACTACCGCTACGCCTGGCTGCGCGACCAGTGCTACGCGGGCCAGGCGGTGGCGGTGCACGGCTGGCACCCGCTGGCGGACGCGGCGGTGCGCGTGGTCAGCGAGCGGGTGCTCGCGGACGGGCCCGGGCTGCGGCCCGCGTACCGGGCCGACGGCTCGCCGGTACCGGCCGAGCGGCGGCTTCCGCTGTGCGGCTATCCGGGGGCGACGGACCGGGTCGGCAACCACGCCGGGGACCAGTTCCAGCTCGACACCTTCGGCGAGGTGCTGGAACTCCTGGCGGCGGCGGCCCGCGAGGACCGCCTGCCCGGGGACGGGGCCCGGGCGGCGGTGGTGGCCGGGAAGGCCCTGGAGGAGTTCTGGGACCGGCCCGACGCGGGCCTGTGGGAACTGGAGCCGGCCTGGTGGACCCATTCGCGGCTGGCCGCGGTCACCGGACTGCGCGCGGCCGCGCGGGAGATCGGCGGGGCGGAAGCGGACCGCTGGTCGGCGCTGGCGCGGACGGTGCTGCGGGAGACCCGGCGCCGCTGCCTGCACTCCTCGGGCCGCTGGCAGCGCTCCGCCACGGACACCGGCCCCGACGCGGCGCTGCTGCGGCCCCTGGCCTCGCCGTACTGGCCGGGCCCGCGGTCCGTGGCGGTGGCCACCCGGGAGGCGGTGGCGCGGGAGCTGGCGGTGGACGGGTTCGTGTACCGGTTCCGGCAGGGCGACGGCCCGCTGGGCGAGCTGGAGGGCGCCTTCCTGCTGGGCGGGTTCCAGATGGCCTCGGCCTGCCTGGCGCACGGCCGGCCGGCGGAGGCGGGCCGCTGGTTCGAGCGGACCCGCACGGCCGTCGGCCAGGCCGGGCTGTTCGCCGAGGAGTACGACGTGCGCAACCGGCAGCTGCGGGGCAACCTGCCGCAGGCGTTCGTGCACGCCCTGCTGCTGGAGAGCGCGGTACGGCTGGACCGCGCGGGGGGCTGA
- a CDS encoding DUF6328 family protein, whose product MKERRTAARPAGGERAGRGRHESRDERADRQWQELMQEIRVAQTGVQILFGFLLTVAFTPHFQGISATDKAVYVATVVTGSLAAGALIGPVSFHRIVSGRRIKPQAVVWASRLTFAGIVLLLATFTSALFLVLRVVTHGTLVPCLVGGVVAWYLLCWFALPLWARERHTDDT is encoded by the coding sequence ATGAAGGAGCGGCGGACCGCCGCGCGGCCGGCCGGCGGTGAAAGAGCCGGCCGGGGCCGGCACGAGAGCAGGGACGAACGGGCCGACCGGCAGTGGCAGGAGCTGATGCAGGAGATCCGGGTCGCCCAGACGGGCGTGCAGATCCTCTTCGGCTTCCTGCTCACGGTCGCCTTCACCCCGCACTTCCAGGGGATCTCGGCGACCGACAAGGCGGTCTACGTCGCCACGGTGGTCACCGGCTCGCTGGCCGCGGGCGCGCTGATCGGCCCGGTCTCCTTCCACCGCATCGTCTCCGGACGCCGCATCAAACCCCAGGCGGTGGTCTGGGCCTCGCGCCTGACCTTCGCCGGCATCGTGCTGCTGCTCGCCACCTTCACCTCCGCGCTCTTCCTCGTCCTGCGGGTGGTGACCCACGGGACGCTCGTCCCCTGCCTCGTCGGCGGGGTGGTGGCCTGGTACCTGCTGTGCTGGTTCGCGCTGCCCCTGTGGGCACGGGAGCGGCACACCGACGACACCTGA
- a CDS encoding FAD-binding and (Fe-S)-binding domain-containing protein: MAAGPAPVDVAGLERALRAEVDGEVRFDAGSRGAYSTDGSNYRQVPLGVVVPRTVEAGARAVSVCARLHAPVLSRGGGTSLGGQCTNTAVVIDWTKYCNRLVSVDPAARGCVVEPGIALDELNRQLEPYGLKFGPKPATHSHCTLGGMIGNNSCGASAQAYGKTVDNVRRLEVLTYGGDRFWAGPTGPEEYERIVAAGGGRARIHRGLKDIADRHLAEIRRGYPKIPRRVSGYNLDSLLPENGFDVARALVGSEGTLVTVLRAELALVEVPAAEALLVLGYEDVYAAADAVPALLEHSRPAQLEAVDGRMAQLMREERVHLHSLELLPEGDAWLLVQFTGESKEEADRQAYELLRAVGRGEDDASVAFSDDPPREQEFLKAREAGLGVTARPPDGSETWEGWEDSAVAPERLGGYLRDLERLYERYGYQQASLYGHFGQGCVHTRIPFGLRDAKGVEAFRAFLEEAADLVSSYGGSLSGEHGDGQARGELLPRMFGPALVGAMGEVKALFDPENRMNPGKVVDPRPLDADLRLGPGWRPRPERRTFFAYSGDGHDFTRAVQRCVGIGNCRAHEGGVMCPSYRATLEEEHSTRGRARLLFEMLDGHGDSPVGDGWRSTEVRDALDLCLSCKGCASDCPVGVDMATYKAEFLAQHYRWRPRPPAHYSLGWLPLWARLARPTPGVANAALRAPVLGRLGKLAAGVDPRRAAPPFAAVSFQEAWRRSRRPEPRPEDPRTVLLWPDTFTNHFHPQVAGAAVRVLEDAGFRVTVPDATVCCGLTWISTGQLGIARRVLERTTRTLRPWLEAGTPVVALEPSCAAALRSDATELLAGDEDARRLAAQTRTFAEQLVHHAPDAWRAPRAGRAATVQTHCHQYAKLGTGADRELMRRAGLDADVLDAGCCGLAGNFGFERGHYELSMAIAEQGVLPAVRATAADAFVLADGFSCRTQIEQAGTGRRALHLAEALALALALDGPPPGDRPERAAPGAGRGVGRGHRRAEAGRSHSRAPRGPA, from the coding sequence ATGGCGGCCGGCCCCGCCCCGGTGGATGTGGCCGGGCTGGAACGCGCGCTGCGGGCCGAGGTGGACGGGGAGGTCCGTTTCGACGCGGGCAGCCGGGGCGCGTACTCCACCGACGGCTCCAACTACCGGCAGGTCCCCCTCGGCGTGGTCGTCCCCCGGACGGTGGAGGCGGGTGCGCGGGCGGTCTCCGTCTGCGCGCGCCTGCACGCGCCCGTCCTGTCGCGGGGCGGCGGGACGAGCCTGGGCGGCCAGTGCACGAACACGGCCGTCGTGATCGACTGGACCAAGTACTGCAACCGCCTGGTCTCGGTGGATCCGGCGGCGCGCGGCTGCGTGGTCGAACCGGGCATCGCCCTGGACGAGCTCAACCGGCAACTGGAGCCGTACGGCCTGAAGTTCGGTCCGAAGCCGGCCACGCACAGCCACTGCACGCTGGGCGGGATGATCGGCAACAACAGCTGCGGGGCCTCTGCCCAGGCGTACGGCAAGACCGTCGACAACGTCCGGCGGCTGGAGGTCCTCACCTACGGCGGCGACCGGTTCTGGGCCGGTCCCACGGGCCCGGAGGAGTACGAGCGGATCGTCGCCGCGGGCGGCGGGCGCGCCCGGATCCACCGGGGGCTGAAGGACATCGCCGACCGGCACCTCGCCGAGATCCGCCGCGGCTACCCGAAGATCCCCCGGCGGGTGTCGGGCTACAACCTGGACTCCCTGCTCCCGGAGAACGGCTTCGACGTGGCCCGGGCCCTGGTGGGCAGCGAGGGCACGCTGGTGACCGTGCTGCGGGCGGAGCTCGCCCTGGTCGAGGTCCCGGCGGCGGAGGCCCTGCTGGTCCTGGGCTACGAGGACGTGTACGCGGCGGCGGACGCCGTTCCCGCCCTGCTGGAGCACAGCCGGCCGGCCCAGCTCGAAGCCGTCGACGGGCGGATGGCGCAGCTGATGCGGGAGGAGCGGGTCCACCTGCACTCCCTGGAGCTGCTGCCGGAGGGCGACGCCTGGCTCCTCGTCCAGTTCACCGGTGAGAGCAAGGAGGAGGCGGACCGGCAGGCGTACGAGCTGCTGCGGGCCGTCGGACGCGGCGAGGACGACGCCTCGGTGGCGTTCTCCGACGACCCGCCGCGGGAGCAGGAGTTCCTCAAGGCCCGCGAGGCGGGGCTCGGGGTGACCGCCCGGCCGCCGGACGGCTCGGAGACCTGGGAGGGCTGGGAGGACTCGGCCGTGGCCCCGGAGCGGCTGGGCGGCTACCTGCGCGACCTGGAGCGGCTGTACGAACGGTACGGCTACCAGCAGGCCTCCCTGTACGGGCACTTCGGCCAGGGCTGCGTGCACACGCGGATCCCGTTCGGGCTGCGCGACGCCAAGGGCGTGGAGGCGTTCCGGGCGTTCCTGGAGGAGGCGGCGGACCTGGTGTCCTCCTACGGCGGGTCGCTGTCGGGCGAGCACGGCGACGGGCAGGCCCGGGGCGAGCTGCTCCCCCGCATGTTCGGTCCGGCCCTCGTGGGGGCGATGGGCGAGGTCAAGGCGCTCTTCGACCCCGAGAACCGGATGAACCCCGGCAAGGTGGTCGACCCCCGTCCGCTGGACGCGGACCTGCGCCTGGGGCCCGGCTGGCGGCCGCGGCCGGAGCGGAGGACCTTCTTCGCGTACTCCGGGGACGGCCACGACTTCACCCGGGCCGTGCAGCGGTGCGTGGGCATCGGCAACTGCCGTGCGCACGAGGGCGGGGTGATGTGTCCCTCGTACCGGGCCACCCTGGAGGAGGAGCACTCCACCCGGGGCCGGGCGCGGCTGCTGTTCGAGATGCTGGACGGGCACGGGGACTCCCCCGTCGGCGACGGCTGGCGCTCCACCGAGGTGCGCGACGCGCTCGACCTGTGCCTGTCGTGCAAGGGCTGTGCGTCCGACTGCCCGGTGGGGGTGGACATGGCCACGTACAAGGCCGAGTTCCTCGCCCAGCACTACCGGTGGCGGCCGAGGCCGCCCGCGCACTACTCGCTGGGCTGGCTCCCGCTGTGGGCGCGGCTCGCGCGCCCCACCCCGGGGGTGGCGAACGCCGCGCTGCGGGCGCCGGTGCTGGGCCGGCTGGGGAAGCTGGCGGCGGGCGTGGATCCGCGGCGGGCCGCTCCGCCGTTCGCGGCGGTGTCCTTCCAGGAGGCCTGGCGGCGCTCGCGCCGTCCCGAGCCCCGGCCCGAGGACCCGCGCACGGTGCTGCTGTGGCCGGACACCTTCACCAACCACTTCCATCCGCAGGTCGCCGGGGCCGCCGTGCGGGTCCTGGAGGACGCAGGGTTCCGTGTGACGGTGCCGGATGCGACGGTGTGCTGCGGGCTGACCTGGATCTCCACCGGTCAGCTGGGTATCGCGCGCCGGGTGCTGGAGCGCACCACGCGGACGCTGCGCCCGTGGCTGGAGGCGGGTACGCCGGTCGTCGCGCTGGAGCCGTCCTGCGCGGCCGCGCTGCGCTCCGACGCGACGGAGCTCCTGGCCGGGGACGAGGACGCCCGGCGGCTGGCGGCGCAGACGCGGACGTTCGCCGAGCAGCTGGTCCACCACGCCCCGGACGCCTGGCGGGCGCCGCGGGCCGGGCGGGCGGCGACGGTGCAGACCCACTGCCACCAGTACGCCAAGCTGGGCACCGGGGCGGACCGCGAGCTGATGCGCCGGGCCGGGCTGGACGCGGACGTACTGGATGCGGGCTGCTGTGGTCTGGCGGGCAACTTCGGCTTCGAGCGCGGCCACTACGAGCTGTCGATGGCCATCGCCGAGCAGGGCGTCCTGCCCGCCGTCCGCGCCACGGCCGCCGACGCCTTCGTGCTGGCGGACGGCTTCAGCTGCCGGACGCAGATCGAGCAGGCGGGCACCGGTCGCCGGGCCCTGCACCTGGCGGAGGCCCTGGCCCTGGCCCTGGCCCTGGACGGCCCGCCGCCCGGCGACCGTCCGGAGCGGGCCGCGCCGGGGGCCGGGCGCGGGGTCGGGCGGGGGCATCGGCGGGCGGAGGCCGGGCGGTCGCACAGCCGGGCGCCCCGTGGGCCCGCGTGA
- a CDS encoding MBL fold metallo-hydrolase, protein MSAATRVVPIPVLGRHHINAYLLLGRRPVVVDAGTPGSGRKIHDAIAAHGVDPADLSLIVLTHGHIDHFGSAAELSRLTGAPVAGHVADLGPFRTGRVREPYLPTGPMGRLMARNAKLHARAEPVEPELLLRGETDLSDFGIEARVMPTPGHTAGSVSVLTGRGDLVAGDLIASSFMGLIPGRPANPPFHDDPVGNLASLKRMLDLDPARLHVGHGSPLEPARVRRWAAREERRLTRRRAAGRLRTRPAQDPGAAD, encoded by the coding sequence GTGTCCGCTGCCACCCGAGTCGTCCCGATCCCCGTCCTGGGCCGCCACCACATCAACGCCTACCTGCTGCTGGGCCGCAGGCCCGTGGTCGTCGACGCCGGCACCCCCGGCAGCGGCCGGAAGATCCATGACGCGATCGCCGCGCACGGGGTGGACCCGGCCGACCTGTCGCTGATCGTCCTCACCCACGGGCACATCGACCACTTCGGCTCGGCCGCCGAACTGAGCCGGCTGACCGGCGCCCCGGTCGCGGGCCACGTGGCCGACCTGGGACCGTTCCGTACCGGCCGGGTCCGCGAACCGTACCTGCCCACCGGCCCGATGGGCCGCCTGATGGCCCGCAACGCGAAACTGCACGCGCGGGCCGAACCGGTGGAGCCGGAGCTGCTGTTGCGGGGTGAGACGGACCTGTCCGACTTCGGGATCGAGGCGCGCGTCATGCCGACTCCGGGACACACCGCCGGATCGGTCTCGGTGCTCACCGGGCGGGGCGACCTCGTCGCGGGCGATCTGATCGCCAGCTCCTTCATGGGGCTCATCCCGGGCAGACCGGCCAACCCCCCTTTCCACGACGACCCCGTGGGCAACCTCGCCAGCCTGAAGCGGATGCTCGACCTGGACCCGGCCCGGCTCCACGTCGGCCACGGCAGCCCGCTGGAACCGGCCCGGGTCCGCCGCTGGGCCGCCCGCGAGGAGCGGCGCCTCACCCGCCGCCGGGCCGCCGGCCGGCTGCGGACCCGGCCGGCTCAGGATCCGGGGGCGGCGGACTGA
- a CDS encoding SDR family oxidoreductase: METTRSEHPRRPRQTVVVTGASAGVGRATAREFAARGARVALIARGRAGLEAAANEVAQAGGTPLVLPADVSDAAQVAAAADRVEAVFGPVDVWVNVAFTTVFAPFEEIRPEEFRRVTEVTYLGYVHGTRAALDRMLPRDSGTIVQVGSVLAERSIPLQSAYCGAKHAVQGFTSSVRTELMHRGSRVKVTVVQLPAVNTPQFSWGLSRLPHRPQPVPPIYQPEVAARAIVHAADHPGRRVYCVGGRALATVIANRLVPGLLDRYLARTGFASQQTAEPDPGPRPHNLWNPLDGDDGRDFGAHGTFDDRSHPHSPEAWAARRPRLLWTGAATAATLALAALRHHRTAHR, from the coding sequence ATGGAAACCACCCGCAGTGAGCACCCCCGCCGGCCCCGTCAGACCGTGGTCGTCACCGGAGCCAGCGCCGGAGTGGGCCGCGCCACGGCCCGCGAGTTCGCCGCGCGCGGCGCCCGGGTGGCGCTGATCGCCCGCGGCCGCGCCGGGCTCGAAGCGGCCGCGAACGAGGTGGCACAGGCGGGCGGCACCCCGCTGGTGCTGCCCGCCGACGTCTCCGACGCCGCGCAGGTCGCCGCCGCCGCGGACCGGGTGGAGGCCGTCTTCGGGCCCGTCGACGTGTGGGTCAACGTCGCCTTCACCACCGTCTTCGCCCCCTTCGAGGAGATCCGGCCCGAGGAGTTCCGGCGCGTCACCGAGGTCACCTACCTCGGCTACGTCCACGGCACGAGGGCCGCCCTGGACCGGATGCTGCCCCGCGACTCGGGCACCATCGTCCAGGTCGGATCCGTCCTCGCCGAACGCTCCATCCCCCTCCAGTCGGCGTACTGCGGCGCCAAACACGCCGTCCAGGGGTTCACCTCCTCCGTCCGCACCGAGCTGATGCACCGCGGCAGCCGGGTGAAGGTGACGGTGGTCCAGCTGCCCGCCGTCAACACCCCGCAGTTCAGCTGGGGCCTGTCGCGGCTGCCACACCGCCCCCAGCCCGTACCGCCGATCTACCAGCCGGAGGTGGCCGCCCGGGCCATCGTCCACGCGGCCGACCACCCCGGACGGCGCGTCTACTGCGTGGGCGGCCGGGCCCTGGCCACCGTGATCGCCAACCGGCTGGTGCCGGGCCTGCTGGACCGCTACCTCGCCCGCACCGGCTTCGCCTCCCAGCAGACCGCCGAGCCCGACCCCGGACCGCGCCCGCACAACCTGTGGAACCCCCTCGACGGCGACGACGGCCGGGACTTCGGGGCGCACGGCACCTTCGACGACCGCTCCCACCCGCATTCCCCCGAGGCCTGGGCGGCCCGCCGCCCGCGCCTGCTGTGGACCGGCGCGGCGACGGCGGCGACCCTCGCCCTGGCGGCCCTGCGCCACCACCGGACCGCACACCGCTGA